The Limnothrix sp. FACHB-406 genome contains a region encoding:
- a CDS encoding TrkA family potassium uptake protein, which produces MQFGSLSFWRNFRSTNKQYVVLGLGRFGRAVCSTLHQMGYEVMGIDSGEKQVTQALNDNIVSHALQLDTTDRQALAEAGVFEFETAIVAIGNYIEASTITTLNLKDGGVNYVVAKASTEIHGQLLDKVGANLVIFPEREMGCQVARMLTRPNVLERLDLDANNSVVELVIPEEFEGKTLQELQLRSRYGVNVLAVAQQCTKGGVENIQVNPNPYDRLHKGMVLIVIGSNEGIERLPM; this is translated from the coding sequence ATGCAGTTTGGTTCCCTTAGTTTTTGGCGCAATTTTCGCAGCACGAACAAACAATATGTGGTGCTGGGCTTGGGTCGTTTTGGGCGTGCTGTTTGCTCCACGCTGCACCAAATGGGCTATGAGGTGATGGGAATTGACTCGGGTGAAAAGCAGGTCACCCAAGCCCTGAACGATAATATTGTGTCCCATGCATTGCAACTAGACACGACCGATCGCCAGGCCCTGGCAGAAGCTGGAGTTTTTGAATTTGAAACAGCCATTGTAGCGATCGGGAATTACATTGAAGCCAGCACCATCACCACTCTGAACCTCAAAGATGGCGGCGTGAATTATGTGGTTGCTAAGGCATCCACCGAAATTCATGGGCAATTGCTGGATAAGGTGGGAGCAAATTTGGTCATTTTTCCCGAGCGCGAGATGGGCTGCCAAGTGGCACGAATGCTCACCCGGCCCAACGTGCTGGAACGGCTAGATTTGGATGCCAACAATAGCGTGGTTGAGCTGGTGATTCCTGAGGAATTTGAAGGAAAAACGCTGCAAGAACTGCAACTGCGATCGCGCTATGGTGTGAATGTTTTGGCTGTGGCTCAACAATGCACAAAGGGCGGCGTGGAGAATATCCAAGTTAACCCCAATCCCTACGATCGACTGCACAAGGGAATGGTGCTCATTGTGATTGGTTCCAATGAAGGAATCGAACGGTTGCCGATGTAG